TTAAATGGTTCTTGTCTCAGATTACATGTTTATagattgagtccaaaaccattgatttagcGTTAtaatttatgcatttgccttttatatcctgtaggaagtaaaaagtatagttacaaaccaaaaatacaatagtgttGGCATATATTTACTCATATCATTACCCTTcctggagatatttatttcttcttgcagctttgatctattgtctattgtcctttacTAAGtctgcagaattctctttagcatctcttattgGACTGTTCTAGTGACTAACTCCCTCAGCTTTAGTTTATCTGGGActgtcttaatctcaccctcctttttgaaagaccatttttctggatatagaattcttggttagcaaatTTTTGCATTCAGCACTTaaaatgtcatcccactgccttcttgcttccatagtttttgatgagaaattggcacttaatcttattgaagctccctGTATGTGTCATGTTGCTTCTctgttgcagctttcagaattctctttatctttggccttCAGCAGTTTCATTATAATATGCTATGGCATGGGCCTATTTGGATTTctcctgtttggaatttgttggtgtatatattcatgtctttcattttaatgtctttcattaaatttggggagtttacagccattatttctttgaatattctctctgcccctttctctcttctttctcattcTGGACTCACAGATTCCTCAGACcctgctcatttttcttcattctttcctctttctgatcctcagactGGAAGATTTCACTTGTCCTACCTTCAGGTTTACTGATTCTTCTGCcggctccaatctgctattgaattcctctaggaaattttaaataatagaatTACTGTGATTTTCAGCTCTGTTTTGTTCttcttcataatttccatctctctattgaaattctctttgtgttcatctgttgtttcccTGATTTCCTACAATTCTTTGTACATGTTTTCCTTCAgctatttgagcatatttaaccatttctttgtctggtatgtcctagGTCTGATCCTCCTTGTAGacagtttctaatgttttaatcttctcctttgcctaggccatcgtttcctgtttctttgtttgttttgttatcttttgttgaaaactgaacattttgatattttaatgtattatccctggaatttagattctgaggcatctgttccttaaactgtatccagctagtgttatgacagagctttcactgaatgccagaagctaacagataaaaagggaaaaagaagacacttttcctagtctttgcagattaacCTGTGTGAGTGTTTTCCTTTAGAGCTTATCCATATAGCGAGTTTAGAGAATAGGAAGAGACCAACCTGTAGGGggctccctgatcctttctgtgcatgagtcttgtcttgggcatgcatgtgtggccctagAAATTCCCTGTTGACACAGATATGAATGTTTCCTCCTacctaggaaacagttttctcacaGTTCTGCGCACTGCATTGTATGTCCTACCATCAGCAgttccttgccccaggcagccatggCTTGACTGCTCCCCCACAGAATTCTATAGGCAAATtctctgagctgccttctacacatagggcaagttctgggatggcaaggcTGTTATGAGTGTCGGTTCAGTCTCTCAGGCTACCACCAGACGTATTGGGCCAGATACACAAGTTTCCAGGTTGTGCACaagggttattctgctccctctggaaccaggaccagggacctGCACTGAGAGTAAGGGTTTGCTATGCAGAGCAATAGGGGAGGGGCCAACCAGAgtgccacaagatcctactgtttttaagttgcctttttctcgATTTGGCCCTCAACCTGTGTtgcagtttcctgggctgctccagcaaataccatgaaatgggttggcttaaacaatgggaatgtattagcttacggttttgatgctgggaaaatgtccaaatcaaaatatcagcaaggcagtgctttcttcccgaagactggctgccagtgatccgtggctcctctgccacatggcaaggcacgtggcagcatctgctggtctctcctttctcttctggattttgttgatttcagtttcttgtctctgtggctttttccttctatctatactcattctgtttataaaggactccaataacaggaataagtcccatcctgaattaggtgggtcacaccttaactgaaatagtctcatcaaaagatcctgctcACAATGTGTTTATACCTACAGCCATGGATtacctttaagaacatgttttttcatgttcaaaccaccacagacatggttttatttttaataagctcCAAATCCAAAAATTGCTGCACAAAAGTTGTTGGACTTTAAATGACATATGCACATTATGTACATGAAAGAATGtgacattttttcatttatcctaTGGACCAGTGATGAATGACATTTCAAGTGAAGGGCATCTTACGTTGTTTTTCCTTGATAgttaatttaaagggaaaaacttCCATAGTAGCCACATCAGAACTTCAGGGTATACTGTGAAGACTTCGAAATTTTTGTCAAGCACTATCAACAGTTAGAAAAGTTTGAGCCTCATTTTTGCCCTCTTTTAGGCTTAAGTATTTCTCCCAAGTTGACACAATTCAGGCCACCCTTGCCTCTTTCAGAGTTACTTTGTTAGGTGTCATATACGTTTAGTAGGAGGAAATTTATATTCTGAAATCTGGTTTCTTAGAGAATTTCTAGTCATAGGAGGATGATTTTAAGATGTCCAAGATAACATTTTCCCATAGAATATATAGTAATATGTCTTTTGTAAATTAGGtttatatgatactgtgaacactgACTAATAAAGTCATCTGGGCCTAGTTCACCCAGGTTGAATTACACAAGACTGATTATTGGTTTTTGCTTCCAGCCCCCAGATGAGGAGTAGAGAAGTTTTTTGTGGCTAATGAATAACAGAAAACAGGGCTTAATTCATGGGTCTAGTTTTCTAGATATACAATTTGGAAAGGAGTTATTAGCCATTTTTTACTTAATGGCATTTTCAGCTATTACATACAGGGAAGTAGGAAcgataaataatttttaatacctTTTTCTTTCAGGTTTACTCAACTCCAAATATGGCCGAGGATGGGTTGATCACAGAAGATTAGCTGTAAACAGCTTTCGCTATTTTGGTTATGGCCAAAAGTCTTTTGAATCTAAAATCTTAGAAGAAACCAAATATTTCCTTGATACTATTGAAGCATACAAAGGTAGCTCTTTTGACCTTAAACAATTAATAACAAATGCTGTTTCAAACATAACCAATTTGATCATTTTTGGAGAACGATTCACTTACGAAGACACTGATTTTCAGCACATGATTGATTTGTTTAGTGAAAATGTAGAACTGGCTACCAGTGCCTCTGTCTTCCTGTATAATGCCTTTCCATGGATTGGCATCTTACCTTTTGGAAAACATCAACAGCTATTTAGAAATGCAGCTGTGGTCTATGATTTTCTCTCCAGGCTTACTGAAAAGGTTTCAATCAACAGAAAGCCTCAATTACCTCAGCATTTTGTTGATGCTTATTTAGATGAGATGGATAAAGGTAAAAATGACCCAGCATCTACTTTCTCCAAAGAAAACCTAATTTTCTCTGTGGGTGAACTCATCATTGCTGGAACTGAAACTACAACCAATGTGCTAAGATGGGCAGTTCTTTTCGTGGCTCTTTATCCTAGCATTCAAGGTGAGATTTCTCTTGATGATCTCAGGGTCTGGCCTGTCTTTACATGCAGAGCACATCCATTTAGAGTCTTTGGCCAAGTACAAAGCATTCTATTTAGGTATTCCTGTGCTAGCcatgaataaaagaaatatttactaGTTACGAAGAATTTTCAAATCCATTATCTCAATTCATGTACCAAACCTGAGATAGATCCTTTATGCCTATCTTGTAAATGAGGGGAAAAGCTGAATGGCTAACTTGCCCCCAGGGTCAGCCAATGGAAGTTGCAGAGCTCGGAACTGAATCCTGGTTTTTTGAATCCAAGTGTTATGCTTTACTATTTTCCTGCCTGAAGGGGATATTATTCCAATTTtaggtttctttaatttttatttttatactttaaatgtgCTTTTCCAAAATAAGTTATTCAAAACATTGGCTTACTGCTAGTATAAAATATATGGCATATATTTAAATAGAACTTCCAAATAATGAAGAATCTCAGTCTAGATATGCCCATACCCTGTTGGTTCTCTATAAGTCATCCTATGTGTTGTAGCAAAGGGAAATTACTTTATATATAACTCTAAGAATTGCATAATAACTTGAACACTTTTTCTCTGACAGGAAAAGTTCAGAAAGAGATTGATTTAATTATAGGCCCCAATGGGAAGCCTTCTTGGGACGACAAATGCAAAATGCCTTATACGGAGGCAGTTTTGCATGAAGTTTTAAGATTCTGTAATATAGTTCCATTAGGGATTTTCCATGCAACTTCTGAAGATGCAGTTGTACGTGGTTATTCCATTCCTAAAGGCACAACAGTAATTACAAATCTTTATTCTGTACACTTTGATGAAAAATACTGGAGAGACCCAGAAGAATTCTATCCTGAGCGATTTCTGGATAGCAGTGGATGTTTTGCCAAGAAGGAagctttcattcctttttccctAGGTAAGAGCACTTGTACTGGAGCAAAAGTTTAGAATAAACTTAATCTGAAGCATCTtgctataaaaaaatatattctaattctGAAAACACAGAATTGATTCTTAAAGGAGAGAATGGCTTTATTAGAggtaagatcatctatttctaCTCAAAATAAATACACCTTTTAATTTAATAACTAGAAATAAACTATTGAGAAGCCCTGGCTTTTGAAACCATTTTGCTTGTATTTAAAGTTTGTGGTGCTAGAAGTCAGTAAATAAGACTCAAAGAAGGGAAATGATacgttattttgaaataaaactaGAATCTAGCTCTCCCATCTACCTTTTAATCTCCCTCGACTTCAATCAGGAAAATATTCCTTATGCTGGGAAAACAGATCACAAGACCCATGGTTGATGGACTAGAAAAGCCGTCTACTTTGTTGAGGGAGAGAACACATTTAATCAGTTGAAGTGAAATAGGCTTCTCTTGGATTAATAGAACAAAATGTCACACCTCCAGTTGGATCTTTGTTGGCATATTTTAGTCTCTCGTGACATGCAAGGAAAGTGGAGATGGAACTAAGGATTACAGAAGACTAAGCTGAAAAAGGAGAGTTTGGGGAGCTGTAGTGCTAATTTCTATTCTTTGGGATTTAAGAGAATCTTTTAATATCATGGCTTCCTCTAACTTTTCTTCGATTCCACATTTCCTGAATAGCACCCAAATGTTAGATATTAATTTTGGTAAATACcatgagttttttaaaattatatatatatgttttctgtTTAGGGAGAAGACATTGTCTTGGAGAACAGCTGGCTCGGATGGAAATGTTCTTGTTTTTTACAGCATTGCTTCAGCGATTTCACTTGCATTTTCCACATGAACTAGAGCCAAATCTCAATCCCAGGTTGGGCATGACATTACAACCCCAATCTTATCTCATCTGTGCTGAAAGACGCTGAACATGCATCATTGTTTTGGGGAACAAGACTGTATGTATATTTGCCTCATCCCTGAAACTTGTTTAGTCTAATCAGAGTGTGTGTGTGGACCCAAGTTACAGCATCATAAAATCAAATTAGCATAGCCCTGTCTTTAATAACTGAACTAAAGCAATACCAAGCATTAGCtatggttggtttttttttgtttttttttttttgcaagtttcTATGATTTCTAAGGTAGAAATCTTCAGTCAAGAAAAACAAAGGTGCAATTGACAGGTTTTGCCTAAGATGCCAGGAAGGACCAGGAATGCCCTAAGTCAAGCTGGATTTTTCAGCCTCTTATCTGGCACCAGTTTCCTTTCATACCTTCTTGACTCTATCTTGTTTCTGTTCTGAGGGACTTTGTTTCCAGTTTCCAGCTCCCTTCTGGACAGGTACCAGCCCAGTTCAATAGAGAATTAAGGAGTAAATTAGAATCCAAATTAATTTGTACTCCAGTGATATTTTAGACATGGGAGCAGATACATGAGAATCAATAGAAAGAAAGGTAATTCAGTAAGGTAAGATAATTCAGTAATGTAAtaagatataaaattaatatacaaaaaatCAATATGCAGTGACCAATAGAATAAGTATGGAAGACAAAGTACcatttttcaataataaaaataaaatatgagaaataaatataacaagATGTGCAAAAGATAAGTGTGAAAAACATTAGACATTCCTAAAGGAGCAAAAGGAGACTTGGACAAATGGACTGTTATCATGTTCTTacaaagatgtcagttctccccagttTAATATATAAATTTGACATGTTCCTAATAAAAATGccaataagttttatttttccctgcaacTAGACAAGTTGTTTCTAAAATTCATgtgaaaaagtaaataagtaagaCTAGCCACaaaaaactctgaaaaagaaTATCTGTATGTGAGGTTTGCCTTATCAGTTATGGGAATAAACTATAAAGCTtgaataattaaaacaatgtgataaTAGCATGAATTGGCAGACAAATGGAATGGAAAAAGAAGTCCAGGGATAAATCCAAGTATATAGAGGAATATCAAATCAGTAGAACAAAGAtgggtttttaaatttatggTATTGGGACTACTATAGTCATTTGGTAAAGTGTAAAAACTTTGAATCCATACCACATACCATATGCCTTGATatactccaaatggatcaaaagTTTAAATGTATAATGGGAAAccatcaaagaactaaaagaaaatgtGGGTGAATTCCTCTTTAACATTGGAATGAAGAAGCCTTTCTACCTGTAATTCAAAATCCAGAAGCCATAAAAAAAGACTGATAAAGTTTACTTCATTAAAACAGCAAAAAACTTCTGCAAAGCAAACAACACCATGAGCAGAAACAAACTGGGAGAAATACGCAAATCTGATTACAAACAATGGGCTAGTCTCCCTAACGTTACaagaataaagaagagaaagttcAACAACCCATTAGAAAACAACGGCCAGTAGGCATGAATGGACAGTTCCCATGCACATACACCACTGTAAACACCTGAGAAGATAACTATTTTtactcataataaaataaatgtaaatgtgaaCTTTACTGAGATAACCTGTCTCCTCTAGCCAATTGGCAAAATTGTAGAATTTGACAACACATTCTATTGGCAAGGTTGTGCTGAAACAGGCACTTACGTCCAAACCTGGTTGATGAGAATGCAAAGTCACACGACCCCTGTGAACAGGAATCTGGCAATTTCTACCAAATAATAGATGCATTCACCTTTTGACTGAACAATCTGTTCTAGGGAATCTGTCCTAGGGAATCTTTCCACGTGAACCCATGGAAAGATGTAAAAGCCACATTATTCACTGAGTAATGTTAAGGGCCGGCATCATTTGTAAtggcaacaaaaacaaaacaaccaaaaaaaaacccagcacaTTTGTATCAATAGAGGAATGGTAGAACATAATGGTATCTCTC
This genomic stretch from Choloepus didactylus isolate mChoDid1 chromosome 6, mChoDid1.pri, whole genome shotgun sequence harbors:
- the LOC119536529 gene encoding vitamin D 25-hydroxylase, with product MWEPLEVGAALGGALFVLLFALGVRQLLKQRRPKGFPPGPLGLPFIGNIYSLAISAELPHVYMRKQSQVFGEIFSLDLGGISAVVLNGYDVVKECLVHQSEIFADRPCLPLFIKMTKMGGLLNSKYGRGWVDHRRLAVNSFRYFGYGQKSFESKILEETKYFLDTIEAYKGSSFDLKQLITNAVSNITNLIIFGERFTYEDTDFQHMIDLFSENVELATSASVFLYNAFPWIGILPFGKHQQLFRNAAVVYDFLSRLTEKVSINRKPQLPQHFVDAYLDEMDKGKNDPASTFSKENLIFSVGELIIAGTETTTNVLRWAVLFVALYPSIQGKVQKEIDLIIGPNGKPSWDDKCKMPYTEAVLHEVLRFCNIVPLGIFHATSEDAVVRGYSIPKGTTVITNLYSVHFDEKYWRDPEEFYPERFLDSSGCFAKKEAFIPFSLGRRHCLGEQLARMEMFLFFTALLQRFHLHFPHELEPNLNPRLGMTLQPQSYLICAERR